From the Streptomyces sp. NBC_01216 genome, the window TGCGGCCGATTCCCGGGAGCCTACCTGGGGCGGGTCCATCGAACCGCCGCCACCGAGGATGCCCAGACTGACGCCGATCAGGACGGACGCCACGAGGACGAGCGTGATCACGAGCGGTCCCGCAGGGAGGCGATGACGGTGCGGATGTCGGTGCGCGGGCCGCGGTTGTAGGGCAGCTTGGCCAGCATCATGCCCATGGCACAGGTGTTGCCGAGCGCGGCGAACGTCAGCCCGGCGCCGATCGCGGTGCCGATCAGGTGCGCTCCGGGCACGAACACGCCCAAGACGCCGGTGACGAGCACGATCGATCCGGCAATCAGGCGGACCTGGCGCTCCAGGTCCCAGCGCGCCTCGCCCCGGTTGACGGGAGCGCCGGCGGCCTCCCAGGCCATCATGCCGCCGTCCAGGACGCGCAGGTTCGACAGACCGGCCTCGGCAAGGGCCTGCTCGGCCTGGGCAGCGCGGGCACCGGAACGACAGACAAGGACGACGTCCTCGCCGAGGTGGGTCAGGAGTTCGGCGCGGTGCTCACGCAGGGTGTCCAACGGGACGTTGTAGGAACCGGGGATGTGGACCGTCCGGAACTCGCCCGGGGTCCGCACGTCCAGCACGCGGGGACCGCGCCCGCTGTCGATCAGCCGCTGAAGGGCGGTGGGGGTGAGGCCGGCGATACGGGAGGCGTCGGTCGTCATGAGAACTCCGTCGTGGTGAGGTGACTCCGCAGAGAAATACGGAGCGGGGTATATGTGAGGTCAGGGTCGGGGGCCGGCGCCCACGCCAGGAGGGCCCGTCAGGGCAGAGGGTCTCCCCGTAGGGGCGCCGGCGGTTCGTCGCGGCCGAGAGGGCCCGGCCTGTGATGACGGCAGCCGGTCAGACGGTCGCGGGGGTGTTCAGTGGCGACCAGGCGGCGTAGCCGCCGAGGATGTCCGAGACGTCGGTGAAGCCGTGGTGGCGCAGCAGGCTCGCGGCGATCGAGGAGCGGTGGCCGCCCGCGCAGTGCAGGACCAGGGGCCGGTCGCGGGGAACCTCGTCTAGGCGGCGGGGCAGCTCGCCGAGCGCGATGTGCAGAGCGCCGTCGATGAAACCGTTGTCTCCGCGCTCGCCGCAGTTGCGGACGTCGATGACGACCGGCGGGTTGTCGCCCGCCAGCGCGGCACGGACCTGGGCGGCGGTGAGGCGGCCGGCCGGGGTGACCTCGTCGGCCAGGGCGGTCAGGGCGTCATCCGGAGAGCGTAGGTATCCGGCCACGCGGTCGAAGCCGATCCGGGCCAGGCGCGTGACGATCTCCTCCTCGCGATTCTGCGGGGCGACGACCAGCAGGTCGGCGTCGGCGGGCAGGACGGTGCCGGCCTGCTCGGCGAAGCGGCCGTCGGCCGGCACGTTCACCGAGCCGCGCAGGTGTCCGGCGGCGAACTCCTGCGGGTCACGAGCGTCGACCACCACGGCGCCGGAGGCGCGGAGGCCGGTGAAGTCCTCGACACTCAGCGGCCTCGGTGCGGCGGCCGGATCGAACAGCGGTCGCTCACTGCGGTTCAGGATCGCGTCGTAGACGAAGTAGCCGGGAGCAGCGGACTGACCGGCGGTCACGATCGCCACGAAGCCCTCCCGCGACATGGGCGCGCAGGCGTAGTTGGTGGCACGCTGCTCGCCGACGGTGGACTGCTTCTCCGTCGAAAGGTTCTTGCCGCAGGCGGATCCGGCGCCGTGCGCGGGGAAGATCCGCACCTCGTCCGGCAGGCCCATCAGCTTGTTCTGGACACTGTCGTAGAGCATGGCGCCGAGTTCCTCGGCGGTGACACCGACGGAGGCGAGCAGGTCGGGGCGGCCCACGTCGCCGATGAAGAGCGCGTCGCCGGTAAGCACGCCGTACGGGACGGTGTCCTGGCCGTGCTCGTGGACCAGCACGCTGATCGATTCCGGGGTGTGCCCGGGGGTCTCCATGATCTCCAGGGTGACGTCGCCGAGGCTGATCGTCTCGCCGTCGGCGAGCTTGCGGATCGGGTACTCCGTCTCGGCGCGCCGGCCGTAGCCGATCCAGGCGCCGGTCTCGGCCGCCATCTCGAGGTGTCCGGCGACGAAGTCCGCGTGGAAGTGAGTGTTGATGACGCCGACCACGGTGAAGCCGCGAGCCTCGGCATCCGCCAGGTACTCCGAGACGTCCCGGCGGGGGTCGACGACCACCGCCTTGCCGGTGGTCTCGTCGGCGATCATGTACGACGCCTGCGAGAGGCAGTCGAGGTAGTACTGGGCGAAGAACACGGAAACCTCCGTAGGCGATGACTCAGATACCCTGGGGGGTACCCGAGAGGTCAAAAGGTGGCCCGCCCCCCGGAGGGGCGGGCCCGCGTGAACGGGGGAGGGTCAGACCACCCCGGGGGCGGACCCCGTCACGACCGGGCGGCCCGTG encodes:
- a CDS encoding rhodanese-like domain-containing protein; this encodes MTTDASRIAGLTPTALQRLIDSGRGPRVLDVRTPGEFRTVHIPGSYNVPLDTLREHRAELLTHLGEDVVLVCRSGARAAQAEQALAEAGLSNLRVLDGGMMAWEAAGAPVNRGEARWDLERQVRLIAGSIVLVTGVLGVFVPGAHLIGTAIGAGLTFAALGNTCAMGMMLAKLPYNRGPRTDIRTVIASLRDRS
- a CDS encoding MBL fold metallo-hydrolase, giving the protein MFFAQYYLDCLSQASYMIADETTGKAVVVDPRRDVSEYLADAEARGFTVVGVINTHFHADFVAGHLEMAAETGAWIGYGRRAETEYPIRKLADGETISLGDVTLEIMETPGHTPESISVLVHEHGQDTVPYGVLTGDALFIGDVGRPDLLASVGVTAEELGAMLYDSVQNKLMGLPDEVRIFPAHGAGSACGKNLSTEKQSTVGEQRATNYACAPMSREGFVAIVTAGQSAAPGYFVYDAILNRSERPLFDPAAAPRPLSVEDFTGLRASGAVVVDARDPQEFAAGHLRGSVNVPADGRFAEQAGTVLPADADLLVVAPQNREEEIVTRLARIGFDRVAGYLRSPDDALTALADEVTPAGRLTAAQVRAALAGDNPPVVIDVRNCGERGDNGFIDGALHIALGELPRRLDEVPRDRPLVLHCAGGHRSSIAASLLRHHGFTDVSDILGGYAAWSPLNTPATV